In a single window of the Rhodamnia argentea isolate NSW1041297 chromosome 2, ASM2092103v1, whole genome shotgun sequence genome:
- the LOC115750680 gene encoding serine decarboxylase, with product MMNGGAKVSPEAFDPAAVAAEPLPEVVELNGDVAGAGKVGNGKREIVLGRNVHTTCLAIEEPDANDDFTGDKEAYMAGVLARYRKTLMERTKHHLGYPYNLDFDYGALSQLQHFSINNLGDPFIESNYGVHSRQFEVGVLDWFARLWEIEKSDYWGYITNCGTEGNLHGILVGREVFPDGILYASRESHYSVFKAARMYRMECVKVATLVSGEIDCTDFKDKLLANKDKPAIINANIGTTVKGAVDDLDLIIKTLEESGFTQDRFYIHCDGALFGLMMPFVKRAPKVSFKKPIGSVSVSGHKFVGCPMPCGVQITRMDHINALSRNVEYLASRDATIMGSRNGHAPIFLWYTLNRKGYKGFQKEVQKCLRNAHYLKDRLREAGVSAMLNELSSTVVFERPSEEEFVRRWQLACEGNIAHVVVMPSVSIEKLDDFVNELIENRSTWYSDGTVQPPCVAVDIGAENCCCALHK from the exons ATGATGAATGGCGGCGCGAAGGTCTCGCCGGAGGCGTTCGACCCGGCGGCGGTGGCCGCGGAGCCCTTGCCGGAGGTGGTCGAGCTGAATGGGGACGTAGCGGGAGCGGGGAAGGTCGGGAATGGGAAGAGGGAGATCGTGCTGGGGAGGAACGTGCACACCACGTGCCTTGCCATCGAGGAGCCCGACGCCAACGACGACTTCACCGGCGACAAGGAGGCTTACATGGCCGGCGTCCTGGCTCGTTACAGGAAGACGCTGATGGAGAGGACCAAGCACCATTTAG GCTATCCTTACAATCTGGACTTCGATTATGGGGCTTTGTCACAGTTGCAGCACTTCTCGATCAATAACCTGGGGGACCCTTTTATTGAGAGCAACTACGGAGTGCACTCAAGACAGTTTGAAGTTGGTGTGTTGGATTGGTTTGCTCGTTTGTGGGAAATCGAGAAAAGTGATTACTGGGGTTATATTACAAACTGTGGGACTGAAGGCAATCTCCATGGGATCTTAGTGGG GAGGGAAGTTTTTCCTGATGGAATTCTATATGCATCACGAGAGTCACATTATTCTGTTTTCAAGGCAGCACGGATGTATAGGATGGAATGCGTTAAAGTAGCAACGCTGGTTTCTGGGGAGATTGACTGTACTGATTTTAAGGACAAACTACTTGCTAACAAGGATAAGCCTGCTATCATCAATGCTAACATAG gaaCAACTGTCAAAGGTGCTGTAGATGACCTTGATCTCATTATAAAAACTCTTGAAGAAAGTGGGTTTACACAAGATCGATTCTACATACATTGTGACGGAGCTTTATTTGGACTCATGATGCCTTTCGTCAAACGT GCACCAAAGGTTTCCTTTAAGAAACCCATTGGAAGTGTAAGTGTTTCTGGCCACAAGTTTGTGGGATGTCCAATGCCTTGTGGTGTTCAAATTACAAGGATGGATCATATAAATGCTCTGTCAAGGAATGTCGAATACCTTGCTTCCAGGGATGCGACGATCATGGGTAGCAGGAATGGCCACGCTCCTATCTTTCTTTGGTACACGCTCAATCGCAAAGGTTACAAAGGGTTCCAAAAGGAAGTACAGAAGTGCCTTAGAAATGCCCACTACCTGAAGGATCGTCTTCGTGAGGCAGGGGTAAGTGCCATGTTAAACGAGCTAAGCAGCACGGTTGTATTTGAACGGCCTTCAGAAGAAGAGTTTGTGCGCAGATGGCAACTGGCTTGCGAGGGAAATATTGCTCACGTCGTGGTCATGCCTAGCGTTAGTATTGAGAAATTGGACGATTTCGTGAATGAATTGATTGAGAATCGGTCGACTTGGTACAGCGATGGAACAGTCCAGCCTCCTTGTGTTGCTGTAGACATAGGAGCTGAGAATTGTTGTTGTGCTCTGCATAAGTGA